The following proteins are encoded in a genomic region of Nicoliella spurrieriana:
- a CDS encoding DUF7671 family protein, translating to MKGKYKVNRYVGVPVETDNSGNYQIKRDGDGGFKLHDWRTGKHTNGKFKQVGQIFLTENNLKVAVVAYEPVAFNHRHAYTPLQRFTSETVPTALIETAKKALNS from the coding sequence ATGAAGGGCAAGTACAAGGTCAACCGCTACGTCGGGGTCCCGGTGGAAACCGATAATTCTGGAAATTATCAAATTAAACGGGATGGCGATGGGGGCTTTAAGCTCCATGATTGGCGCACCGGTAAGCATACGAACGGTAAGTTTAAGCAGGTCGGCCAGATTTTTCTGACTGAAAATAACCTGAAGGTCGCAGTGGTCGCTTACGAACCGGTGGCGTTTAACCATCGTCATGCGTACACCCCACTACAACGGTTCACGTCCGAAACGGTACCGACAGCTTTGATTGAAACTGCAAAAAAGGCACTTAATTCATAA